One Erpetoichthys calabaricus chromosome 8, fErpCal1.3, whole genome shotgun sequence DNA segment encodes these proteins:
- the slc2a1a gene encoding solute carrier family 2, facilitated glucose transporter member 1a yields MKPQQPESRMEDKDVSDTGAEQKGKLSLVLALATLVSAFGSSFQYGYNVAAINSPSQFMQSFYNATYFERYNSYIDDSYLTLLWSISVSMYPLGGFFGSLMVAPLVNKLGRKGTLLFNNIFSIVPAILMGASESAKSSEMVIVGRVIIGVCAGLSSNVVPMYLGEMSPKNLRGAIGVVPQLFITIGILVAQIFGLRSILGNAEGWPIMLALTGIPAVIELLVLPFFPESPRYTLIQKGDTDKARRDLQKLRNREDVDEEIEEMHVEDQSEKAEGRLSVLTLFSFRSLRWQLISVFIMNMGQQLSGVNAIYYYADSIYLSAGVEENNVQYVTIATGSINVIMTLIAVFIIEASGRKLLLLIGFGICCGACTVLTITLQFKETATWIPYLSAACLIIYVIGHAIGPSPIPYVVTTEMFRQSSRPAAFMVAGSVHWLSNFTVGLIFPFLEKGLGPFSFIVFAAICLATLLYILMIVPETKNKTFLEVSQLFAKRNKTRIIMEMESTSVKVTSDGPDGNNVLHMTTL; encoded by the exons aaATTAAGCCTTGTGCTTGCCTTGGCTACACTGGTGTCTGCGTTTGGATCTTCATTCCAGTATGGATACAATGTGGCGGCGATCAATTCTCCATCCCAG tTCATGCAGTCCTTCTACAATGCCACCTACTTTGAGCGCTATAACAGCTACATTGACGACAGCTACCTGACACTCCTGTGGTCCATCTCGGTGTCCATGTATCCACTCGGAGGATTTTTTGGGTCTCTCATGGTGGCTCCTTTAGTGAATAAACTTGGAAG GAAAGGAACATTACTATTTAATAACATCTTTTCCATTGTTCCTGCCATTCTGATGGGTGCCAGTGAATCAGCCAAGTCCTCTGAAATGGTTATAGTGGGCCGAGTCATCATAGGCGTTTGTGCTG GTCTCTCCTCCAATGTGGTCCCCATGTACCTGGGAGAGATGTCACCAAAGAACCTGCGTGGAGCCATTGGTGTCGTGCCACAGCTCTTTATCACCATTGGCATTCTGGTGGCCCAGATCTTTGGACTAAGGAGCATACTGGGCAATGCAGAAG GATGGCCTATCATGCTTGCCCTCACTGGCATTCCTGCAGTTATTGAACTTCTTGTTCTGCCTTTTTTCCCTGAAAGTCCAAGATATACTCTCATTCAGAAAGGAGACACGGATAAGGCCAGGAGAG ATCTACAGAAGCTACGGAACAGGGAAGATGTCGATGAGGAAATTGAGGAGATGCATGTGGAAGATCAGTCCGAGAAAGCGGAGGGTCGTCTTTCGGTACTCACTCTATTCTCATTCCGCTCCTTGCGATGGCAGCTCATTTCTGTGTTTATAATGAACATGGGCCAGCAGCTATCTGGGGTTAATGCG ATCTATTACTATGCAGACAGCATTTACCTTTCTGCTGGAGTGGAGGAGAACAATGTCCAATATGTGACCATTGCAACAGGCTCGATAAACGTCATCATGACCCTAATCGCG GTTTTTATCATTGAAGCCTCAGGAAGAAAATTACTTCTTCTGATAGGCTTTGGGATTTGCTGTGGTGCTTGTACTGTCCTGACAATAACTCTCCAATTTAAG GAAACTGCCACGTGGATACCATACCTGAGCGCTGCCTGCTTAATAATCTACGTGATTGGACATGCAATCGGACCCA GCCCCATTCCTTATGTGGTGACAACAGAGATGTTCCGCCAGTCCTCTAGGCCTGCTGCTTTCATGGTTGCTGGTTCTGTCCATTGGCTGTCCAACTTCACTGTAGGCCTCATCTTTCCATTCTTGGAG AAAGGTCTTGGcccattcagttttattgtctttgCTGCAATCTGCCTGGCAACTCTGCTCTACATCCTTATGATTGTTccagaaacaaagaacaaaacatttCTAGAAGTCAGCCAGCTATTTGCCAAGAGGAACAAAACCAGAATAATCATGGAGATGGAGAGCACCTCAGTGAAAGTCACCTCAGATGGTCCTGATGGTAACAACGTTCTGCACATGACAACTTTGTAA